One Bradyrhizobium manausense DNA segment encodes these proteins:
- the gltX gene encoding glutamate--tRNA ligase, producing MTDSVVTRFAPSPTGFLHIGGARTALFNWLYAKKRGGKMLLRIEDTDRERSTEAAIGAILDGLKWLELGWDGDVIYQFSRAARHREVAEQLLADGKAYRCYATVEELTAMREKARAEGRTRLYDGLWRDRDPATAPSDVKPTIRLRAPQTGETVIEDQVQGRVVWQNENLDDLVLLRGDGNPTYMLAVVVDDHDMGVTHVIRGDDHLINAARQKQIYDAMGWALPSMSHIPLIHGPDGSKLSKRHGALGVDAYRAMGYLPAALRNYLVRLGWSHGDQELFSTEEMIAAFDLASVGRAAARFDFAKLENLNGHYIRHADDQSLVKMFEDVLDHVVPARDEIKAKLNDTTRAQLLKAMPALKERAKTLIELIDGAYFIFADRPLQLDPKAAALLTPENRKLIGQLHSALENVESWSGAATEAALRAFAEENSLKLGAVAQPLRAALTGRTTSPGIFEVLDVLGRQESLGRLKDQSTD from the coding sequence ATGACCGATTCCGTCGTCACCCGCTTTGCTCCCTCGCCGACCGGCTTCCTCCATATCGGAGGCGCCCGCACCGCGCTGTTCAACTGGCTCTATGCGAAGAAGCGCGGCGGCAAGATGCTGCTCCGGATCGAGGACACCGACCGGGAGCGTTCCACCGAGGCCGCGATCGGCGCAATTCTGGACGGCCTGAAATGGCTGGAGCTCGGCTGGGATGGCGATGTCATCTATCAGTTCAGCCGCGCCGCCCGGCATCGCGAGGTCGCCGAGCAGCTGCTTGCCGATGGCAAGGCCTATCGCTGCTATGCCACCGTCGAGGAGCTGACCGCGATGCGCGAGAAGGCGCGCGCGGAGGGCCGCACCCGTCTCTATGACGGCCTGTGGCGCGACCGCGACCCGGCAACGGCACCGTCCGACGTCAAGCCGACCATCCGCCTGCGCGCGCCGCAGACCGGCGAGACCGTGATCGAGGACCAGGTGCAGGGCCGCGTGGTCTGGCAGAATGAGAACCTCGACGACCTCGTTCTGCTGCGCGGCGATGGCAACCCGACCTACATGCTCGCGGTGGTCGTGGACGACCACGATATGGGCGTGACCCACGTCATCCGCGGCGACGACCACCTGATCAATGCCGCCCGCCAGAAGCAGATCTACGATGCGATGGGCTGGGCGCTGCCGAGCATGTCGCACATCCCCCTGATCCACGGCCCGGACGGCTCGAAACTCTCCAAGCGGCACGGCGCGCTCGGCGTCGATGCCTATCGCGCCATGGGGTACCTGCCGGCGGCGCTGCGCAACTACCTCGTGCGGCTCGGCTGGAGCCATGGCGACCAGGAACTCTTCTCGACCGAGGAGATGATCGCCGCGTTCGATCTCGCAAGCGTCGGCCGTGCTGCCGCCCGCTTCGATTTCGCCAAGCTGGAGAATCTCAACGGCCATTACATCCGCCATGCCGACGATCAATCGCTTGTGAAGATGTTCGAGGACGTGCTCGATCACGTCGTGCCCGCCCGCGACGAGATTAAGGCCAAGTTAAACGACACCACGCGCGCCCAGCTTCTCAAGGCCATGCCGGCCCTGAAGGAGCGCGCCAAAACGCTGATCGAGCTGATCGACGGCGCCTACTTCATCTTCGCCGACCGGCCGTTGCAGCTCGATCCCAAGGCGGCAGCCCTGCTGACGCCTGAGAACCGCAAGCTGATCGGCCAGCTTCATTCCGCGCTGGAGAATGTCGAGAGCTGGAGCGGCGCCGCCACGGAAGCCGCGCTGCGCGCTTTTGCCGAGGAAAATAGTCTCAAGCTCGGCGCAGTCGCCCAACCGTTACGGGCGGCGCTGACC
- a CDS encoding glutamine--tRNA ligase/YqeY domain fusion protein yields the protein MTEPVATEVGRDFIRDIIQADLDQARYKEIVTRFPPEPNGYLHIGHAKSIALNFGIAQEFPGRCHLRFDDTNPVKEEQEYIDSIQADVHWLGYDWGKNLFFASDYFDRLYEWAEKLIRDGLAYVDDQSQEEIRLARGTLTEPGKNSPFRDRTVDENLDLFRRMKAGEFPNGARVLRAKIEMSSGNINLRDPVLYRILHAHHPRTGTKWSIYPSYDYAHGQSDAIEGITHSICTLEFEDHRPLYDWFIEKLPVPSKPHQYEMARLNITYTLLSKRVLTQLVRDGHVAGWDDPRMPTMAGMRRRGVPPAALREFIKRIGVAKANSVVDVGMLEFCIREELNRTSQRRMGVLRPLKVVIENYPEGQTEELEAINHPDDPSAGTRKINFGRELYIEQDDFMENPPKKFFRLSPGNEVRLRYAYFVKCTGVIKNDKGEVVELRCTYDPATKGGNAPDGRKVKATMHWLPAANSVPAEIRIYNQLFANPSPDAANFAADLNPQSLEILSDARIEASVAESNATEPMQFERQGYFVRDKDSRPGKPVFSRTIGLRDTFAKEVAKG from the coding sequence ATGACAGAACCGGTGGCGACTGAGGTTGGGCGCGATTTCATTCGTGACATCATCCAGGCCGACCTCGATCAGGCCAGGTACAAGGAGATCGTGACTCGGTTCCCGCCGGAGCCGAACGGTTACCTGCATATCGGCCACGCCAAGTCGATCGCCCTCAATTTCGGCATCGCCCAGGAGTTTCCCGGGCGCTGTCACCTGCGCTTCGACGACACCAATCCGGTCAAGGAAGAGCAGGAATATATCGATTCCATCCAGGCCGACGTGCACTGGCTCGGTTACGACTGGGGCAAGAACCTGTTCTTCGCTTCGGACTATTTCGACCGCCTGTACGAATGGGCGGAGAAGCTGATCCGCGATGGCCTGGCCTATGTCGACGACCAGTCCCAGGAGGAGATTCGCCTCGCGCGCGGCACGCTGACCGAGCCCGGCAAGAACTCCCCGTTTCGCGACCGCACGGTGGATGAGAATCTCGACCTGTTCCGCCGCATGAAGGCGGGTGAATTCCCGAATGGCGCGCGCGTGCTGCGGGCCAAGATCGAAATGTCTTCGGGCAACATCAATCTGCGCGACCCCGTGCTGTACCGCATCCTGCATGCGCACCATCCGCGCACCGGCACCAAGTGGAGCATCTATCCAAGCTACGACTATGCCCACGGCCAGTCGGATGCGATCGAGGGCATCACGCACTCGATCTGCACGCTGGAGTTCGAGGACCACCGGCCGCTCTATGACTGGTTCATCGAAAAGCTGCCAGTGCCGTCGAAGCCGCACCAGTACGAAATGGCGCGGCTCAACATCACCTACACGCTGCTGTCCAAGCGCGTGCTGACCCAGCTCGTCCGCGACGGCCATGTCGCCGGCTGGGATGATCCGCGCATGCCGACCATGGCGGGCATGCGCCGCCGTGGCGTGCCGCCGGCAGCACTTCGCGAGTTCATCAAGCGCATCGGCGTCGCCAAGGCCAACAGCGTCGTCGATGTCGGCATGCTGGAGTTCTGCATCCGCGAGGAGCTCAATCGCACGTCGCAGCGGCGCATGGGCGTGCTGCGGCCGCTCAAGGTCGTGATCGAGAACTATCCCGAAGGGCAGACCGAGGAGCTCGAGGCGATCAATCATCCCGATGATCCCAGCGCCGGCACGCGCAAGATCAATTTCGGCCGCGAGCTCTATATCGAGCAGGACGATTTCATGGAGAACCCGCCGAAGAAGTTCTTCCGCCTGTCGCCGGGCAACGAGGTGCGGCTGCGCTATGCTTATTTCGTCAAGTGCACCGGTGTGATCAAGAACGACAAGGGCGAGGTGGTGGAGCTGCGCTGCACCTACGATCCCGCGACCAAGGGCGGCAACGCGCCCGACGGCCGCAAGGTCAAGGCGACCATGCATTGGCTACCGGCGGCCAATTCGGTGCCGGCTGAGATACGAATCTACAACCAGCTGTTCGCCAATCCGAGCCCGGACGCCGCGAACTTCGCGGCCGATCTCAATCCGCAGTCGCTGGAGATTTTATCCGACGCGCGGATCGAGGCCTCCGTTGCGGAGAGCAATGCGACCGAGCCGATGCAGTTCGAGCGCCAGGGCTATTTCGTGCGCGACAAGGACTCGAGGCCGGGCAAGCCGGTGTTCTCACGCACCATCGGCCTGCGCGATACGTTTGCCAAGGAAGTCGCGAAGGGCTGA
- a CDS encoding nuclear transport factor 2 family protein, with translation MSNEADTVVSTTIAKWCAGFATLDAAALSSLYSRNAFFFGSNPKLYRGRDGVADYFNGLPRWRKPSAAFSEVNAAQAGPDLINMGATITFDLAGERPDFIVKMSWVIIREDGDWKIVNHHASAKAPLI, from the coding sequence ATGAGCAATGAAGCCGATACCGTTGTTTCCACAACCATCGCGAAATGGTGTGCCGGCTTCGCGACGCTCGACGCGGCCGCGCTGTCGTCGCTTTACTCCAGGAATGCGTTCTTCTTCGGCTCCAACCCAAAGCTCTATCGGGGCAGGGACGGCGTCGCCGACTACTTCAACGGCCTGCCGCGCTGGCGCAAACCGAGCGCGGCGTTTTCCGAGGTCAATGCAGCTCAGGCCGGTCCTGACCTGATCAACATGGGCGCCACCATCACGTTCGATCTCGCCGGCGAGCGCCCGGATTTCATCGTCAAGATGAGCTGGGTCATCATCCGCGAGGACGGCGACTGGAAGATCGTCAATCACCATGCCTCGGCGAAGGCGCCGCTGATTTAG
- a CDS encoding DUF2171 domain-containing protein, whose protein sequence is MQNIAEHMEVIGADGVHVGTVDKVEGNRIKLTKKDSGEGSHKGHHHFIDKGLVAGVEGNKVRLSAKADVAVTMEEEK, encoded by the coding sequence ATGCAAAACATCGCAGAGCATATGGAAGTCATCGGCGCCGACGGTGTCCATGTCGGCACGGTCGACAAGGTCGAAGGTAACCGCATCAAGCTGACCAAGAAGGACAGCGGCGAGGGCAGCCACAAGGGCCACCACCATTTCATCGACAAGGGTCTTGTTGCCGGTGTCGAGGGCAACAAGGTCAGGCTGTCGGCCAAGGCGGACGTGGCCGTGACGATGGAAGAGGAAAAGTAG
- a CDS encoding ComEC/Rec2 family competence protein, whose product MAEPGRPQRASQGIAGTWPTGGAASAGGLVPTGLGVWPAIAGTLREWARAEAGAGRLFPWVPIAFGCGIALYFAADHEPVLWVTAAMAVALTLGAVLLRRSRWFAPAIIIAAVAAGFAIATWKTARIAHTVLEKPLYSVSLSGFVETRDIRERTDRFVLRVTAMEAQRSDVMLERVRLSVRKGAAPDVGSFVQLKARLMPPLAPLRPGSYDFSRDMFFQGIGASGFAMGAITVSAPPDAGGLHLRYAAVMQGLRDTIDARIRAVLDGDNRAIATALLTGRRDAITTPVNDAMFISGLGHVLSISGYHMAVVAGVVFFAVRALLALIPGLAVGFPIKKWSAAAALVASAFYLLLSGAEVATQRSFFMTAVVLLAVMVDRRAITFRTLAVAALIVLAVAPEALVHPSFQMSFAATLGLVALVQIGMPNLFASPDHSATARIALWGGREIAMLFMASMIAGFATTPYAAFHFHRITPYGVLANLGAMPVVSALVMPAGLLGLLAAPFGLDGVFWWLMGIGIDWMVAVSRWVAALPGAIGHVAAFGTAPLIAASLGLILMGLLRSPLRWSGACVLVAATIWGLSVRQPDILIAGDGQNVAVRGRDGQLHLIRTKKDNFLLKEWLAADADPRDATSASLGDGVSCDEAGCVMPLADGRMIALSLRIDALADDCSRAALVVTTRPAPPDCAAMVVDRPRLARQGALALTQRGDGFAIQSVKARGANRPWSPAAAGDGDFEQILMPRSAAPRAKDATPSEADLQAED is encoded by the coding sequence ATGGCGGAGCCGGGCCGGCCACAACGCGCCTCGCAGGGTATCGCCGGGACCTGGCCCACAGGCGGGGCCGCGTCGGCCGGCGGACTTGTGCCGACAGGGTTGGGCGTCTGGCCCGCGATCGCCGGAACGCTACGCGAATGGGCAAGGGCTGAAGCCGGCGCCGGGCGGCTGTTCCCCTGGGTGCCGATCGCCTTCGGCTGCGGCATCGCGCTTTATTTCGCCGCCGATCATGAGCCGGTGCTGTGGGTCACGGCTGCGATGGCGGTCGCGCTGACGCTCGGCGCGGTCCTGTTGCGGCGGAGCCGGTGGTTTGCGCCCGCGATCATCATCGCGGCGGTCGCAGCCGGTTTTGCAATTGCGACCTGGAAGACGGCACGCATCGCGCATACCGTGCTCGAAAAGCCGCTTTATTCCGTGTCGCTGTCGGGCTTCGTCGAGACCCGAGACATCCGCGAACGCACCGACCGTTTCGTGCTGCGCGTCACCGCGATGGAGGCGCAGCGCAGCGACGTGATGCTGGAGCGCGTCCGTCTCTCCGTGCGCAAGGGGGCGGCGCCCGATGTCGGCAGCTTCGTGCAGTTGAAGGCCCGGCTGATGCCTCCGCTCGCGCCGCTGCGGCCGGGCAGCTACGATTTCTCGCGCGACATGTTCTTCCAGGGCATCGGCGCCTCCGGTTTCGCGATGGGGGCGATCACGGTGTCAGCGCCGCCTGATGCCGGCGGCCTTCACTTGCGCTATGCGGCCGTCATGCAAGGCCTGCGCGACACGATCGACGCGCGCATCCGCGCCGTGCTCGATGGCGACAACCGCGCCATCGCGACCGCGCTTTTGACCGGCCGCCGCGACGCCATCACCACGCCCGTCAACGACGCGATGTTCATCTCGGGCCTCGGTCATGTGCTGTCGATCTCGGGCTATCACATGGCTGTCGTCGCCGGCGTCGTCTTCTTCGCAGTCCGGGCGTTGCTCGCACTGATCCCCGGGCTCGCGGTCGGCTTTCCCATCAAGAAATGGTCGGCAGCTGCGGCGCTGGTCGCGTCCGCATTCTATTTGCTGCTCTCGGGCGCTGAGGTCGCAACGCAAAGATCGTTCTTCATGACTGCGGTGGTGCTGCTCGCTGTCATGGTCGATCGCCGCGCCATCACCTTCCGCACGCTGGCGGTGGCGGCGCTGATCGTGCTTGCGGTGGCGCCGGAAGCACTGGTGCATCCGAGTTTTCAGATGTCGTTCGCCGCGACGCTGGGGCTCGTCGCGCTGGTACAGATCGGCATGCCGAACCTGTTTGCCTCGCCGGATCATTCCGCGACCGCGCGCATCGCGCTGTGGGGCGGCCGCGAGATCGCCATGCTGTTCATGGCCTCGATGATCGCCGGGTTTGCGACCACGCCTTATGCCGCCTTCCATTTTCACCGCATCACGCCGTACGGTGTGCTCGCCAATCTTGGCGCGATGCCGGTGGTGTCCGCGCTGGTGATGCCGGCGGGGCTGCTCGGACTGCTCGCGGCACCCTTCGGACTCGACGGTGTGTTCTGGTGGCTGATGGGAATCGGCATCGACTGGATGGTGGCGGTGTCGCGCTGGGTGGCCGCGCTGCCCGGCGCGATCGGCCACGTCGCGGCCTTCGGGACTGCGCCGCTGATTGCAGCCAGCCTCGGCCTGATCCTGATGGGTCTGTTGCGCTCGCCACTGCGCTGGTCGGGCGCGTGCGTGCTCGTGGCGGCGACGATCTGGGGCCTGTCCGTCCGGCAGCCCGATATTCTCATCGCCGGCGACGGCCAGAACGTCGCGGTGCGGGGCAGGGATGGGCAACTGCATCTGATCAGGACGAAGAAGGACAATTTCCTGCTGAAGGAGTGGCTCGCGGCGGATGCTGATCCGCGCGATGCTACGAGCGCCTCGCTCGGTGATGGTGTGTCGTGCGACGAGGCCGGCTGCGTGATGCCGCTCGCCGACGGCCGCATGATTGCGCTCTCGCTACGCATCGACGCCCTGGCCGACGATTGCAGCCGTGCCGCGCTGGTGGTGACGACAAGGCCGGCGCCGCCGGATTGCGCCGCGATGGTGGTCGATCGGCCGCGTCTTGCGCGCCAGGGTGCGCTGGCGCTGACGCAGCGTGGCGACGGTTTTGCGATCCAATCGGTGAAGGCGAGGGGCGCAAACCGCCCCTGGTCGCCGGCGGCGGCCGGCGATGGAGATTTCGAACAGATCCTCATGCCGCGGTCGGCAGCTCCGCGCGCCAAAGATGCGACTCCGTCGGAGGCCGATCTTCAAGCCGAGGACTGA
- the lexA gene encoding transcriptional repressor LexA translates to MLTRKQYELLRFISERLKESGVPPSFDEMKDALDLRSKSGIHRLITALEERGFIRRLPNRARAIEVIKLPELQAAAGSRRGFTPSVIEGNLGKVRTTSSPSAEEGERPVAVPVMGRIAAGTPIEALQTRSHTISVPPDMLGAGEHYALEVRGDSMVEAGILDGDMALIQRNESCDTGDIVVALIDDEEATLKRFRRRGASIALEPANAAYEVRILPPNRVKIQGKLIGLYRKY, encoded by the coding sequence ATGTTAACGCGCAAACAATACGAACTCCTGCGGTTCATCAGCGAGCGCCTGAAGGAAAGCGGCGTGCCGCCCTCCTTCGACGAGATGAAGGATGCGCTCGATCTGCGCTCGAAGTCAGGCATCCATCGCCTGATCACGGCGCTGGAGGAGCGCGGCTTCATCCGCCGCCTGCCCAACCGTGCCCGCGCGATCGAGGTGATCAAGCTGCCTGAGCTCCAGGCCGCCGCCGGGAGCCGCCGCGGTTTCACGCCGAGCGTCATCGAGGGCAATCTCGGCAAGGTGCGTACGACGTCCAGCCCGTCCGCCGAAGAGGGCGAGCGTCCCGTCGCGGTGCCCGTCATGGGCCGGATTGCGGCCGGTACCCCGATCGAGGCGCTGCAGACCCGCAGCCACACCATCAGCGTCCCGCCCGACATGCTCGGTGCGGGCGAGCACTATGCGCTCGAAGTGCGCGGCGACTCGATGGTGGAAGCCGGCATTCTCGACGGCGACATGGCGCTGATCCAGCGCAACGAGAGCTGTGACACCGGCGATATCGTGGTCGCTCTGATCGATGACGAGGAGGCAACCTTGAAGCGCTTCCGGCGCCGCGGCGCCTCGATCGCGCTCGAGCCGGCGAATGCCGCCTATGAGGTCCGCATCCTGCCGCCCAACCGGGTCAAGATCCAGGGCAAGCTGATCGGGCTGTACCGGAAGTATTGA
- a CDS encoding molybdopterin molybdotransferase MoeA has product MALMPVSDALAAVLAGAEPLPEETIALDQAFHRVLARDVAARRTQPPQAMSAMDGYAVRAADAAKVDTQLTVIGEVAAGRPYGGTVGSGEAVRIFTGGVVPDGADAVVIQEDTVADGSRITITEAAVTGRHIRPAGIDFREGDVLLRKGARLTERDLALAAGMNHPQLAVRRRPKVAILATGDELVMPGSTPGHGQIVYSNGYALHALARSEGADTIDLGIAADTLAATASGIRRARESGADILITTGGASVGDHDLVQQALRDEGTAMAFWKIAMRPGKPMMNGQLGAMRVIGLPGNPVSSYVCGFLFMVPLIRALSGRSVVHHRRERAVLGRDVGANDQREDYLRARLDLRDDGTLVALPVNHQDSSLLANLAAAQALLVRAPFAPKAEAGAPCEVLRLPA; this is encoded by the coding sequence GTGGCCCTGATGCCGGTATCCGATGCGCTCGCCGCGGTGCTTGCCGGCGCGGAGCCCCTGCCTGAAGAAACCATCGCCCTTGATCAAGCCTTCCATCGCGTGCTCGCGCGCGATGTCGCGGCGCGGCGGACGCAGCCGCCGCAGGCGATGTCGGCGATGGATGGCTATGCCGTTCGTGCGGCTGATGCAGCCAAGGTCGACACGCAGCTCACTGTCATTGGAGAGGTCGCAGCCGGCCGTCCCTACGGAGGCACCGTCGGCTCGGGCGAAGCCGTGCGGATTTTCACCGGCGGTGTCGTGCCCGATGGCGCGGATGCGGTCGTGATCCAGGAGGACACCGTCGCCGACGGCAGCCGCATCACGATCACGGAAGCCGCCGTCACCGGGCGGCATATACGCCCGGCCGGCATCGACTTCCGCGAGGGTGACGTGCTCCTGCGCAAAGGTGCGCGGCTCACCGAGCGCGACCTTGCGCTCGCCGCCGGCATGAATCATCCGCAGCTCGCAGTCCGCCGCCGTCCGAAGGTCGCGATTCTCGCGACGGGTGATGAGCTGGTGATGCCGGGCAGCACACCCGGCCACGGTCAGATCGTCTATTCCAACGGTTACGCCCTGCACGCCCTCGCCCGCAGCGAAGGCGCCGACACCATCGACCTCGGGATTGCCGCCGACACGCTTGCTGCAACCGCATCAGGCATCCGCCGCGCCCGCGAATCCGGCGCCGACATCCTGATCACGACCGGCGGCGCCTCGGTCGGCGACCACGATCTGGTGCAGCAGGCACTCCGCGACGAAGGCACCGCGATGGCATTCTGGAAGATCGCGATGCGGCCGGGCAAGCCGATGATGAACGGACAGCTCGGGGCGATGCGCGTGATCGGCCTGCCCGGCAATCCAGTGTCATCCTACGTCTGCGGCTTCCTGTTCATGGTGCCGCTGATTCGCGCGTTGTCGGGCCGCTCGGTTGTCCATCACCGCCGTGAACGCGCCGTGCTCGGCCGCGACGTCGGCGCCAATGACCAGCGCGAGGATTACCTGCGCGCGCGCCTCGATCTGCGTGATGATGGCACGCTCGTCGCGCTTCCCGTCAACCACCAGGACTCCTCGCTGCTTGCGAATCTCGCTGCGGCACAGGCACTTCTCGTGCGCGCGCCGTTCGCGCCGAAGGCCGAAGCGGGAGCGCCCTGCGAGGTGTTGCGACTGCCCGCCTGA
- a CDS encoding HAD family hydrolase — MTSLSPGSADALLFDLGRVVLDIDFSKAIACWAGHAGCMPEAIVARYVRDEAYRLHEVGKISDEDYFQSLRSSLGIGISDAQFLEGWNAIFAGEMPDIAELLPRAARQMPVYAFSNTNRPHVDYFSKEYADLLGHFRELYLSSSIGLRKPDAEAFDHVVTAIGVPANRIVFFDDLAENVEGARARGLTGVHVTSPTDVGKALRALGI, encoded by the coding sequence GTGACCTCGCTCTCTCCCGGCAGCGCGGATGCGCTCCTGTTCGATCTCGGGCGCGTGGTGCTCGACATCGATTTCTCCAAGGCGATCGCCTGCTGGGCGGGACATGCGGGCTGCATGCCCGAAGCCATCGTCGCGCGCTATGTGCGCGACGAGGCCTACCGGCTGCACGAGGTCGGCAAGATCAGCGACGAGGATTACTTTCAGTCGCTCCGCTCATCGCTCGGCATCGGCATTTCGGATGCGCAGTTCCTGGAGGGATGGAACGCGATCTTCGCCGGCGAGATGCCCGACATCGCAGAATTGCTGCCGCGCGCAGCGCGGCAGATGCCGGTCTATGCCTTCTCCAACACCAACCGCCCACACGTGGATTACTTCTCGAAGGAATATGCCGACCTGCTCGGCCATTTCCGCGAGCTCTATCTGTCCTCCAGCATCGGCCTGCGCAAACCGGATGCGGAAGCCTTCGACCATGTCGTCACCGCGATCGGCGTGCCGGCGAACCGGATCGTGTTCTTCGACGACCTCGCCGAGAACGTCGAAGGCGCCCGGGCCCGAGGGCTGACCGGAGTGCACGTCACCTCGCCCACCGATGTCGGGAAGGCGCTGCGGGCGCTGGGGATCTGA